The DNA sequence GCCGGCCTCGCGCGCCGAGTCGACCGCGAGGTCCAGCTCGGCCGTGGAGATCCGGTAGTCGTCACGCATGCTGACGTGCGAAGCGTCCAGGTACGGGCCGATCTCGGCGATCCTGCCCTCGCGCAGCAGCGCGACGACGTCGAGCACCCGCTGGTTCTCGGTGACCACGTGCCGCACCAGCGGCGCCAGGTCGGCCGGGAGCCGGTCGAGCGCGTCGGCGAGGCCTTCGGCCGTGATGTCGCGCAGGGCCTTCAGCCCGAGCAGCTCGGCCGCCCGTTCGGTGCCCCGCCGCCGCTCGCCGTACCCGCCTTCGGCGTGCGAGTGCTTGGTGCGGGTGTCCATGATCAGCACCTGCAGCCCGGCCTCGGCCAGCCCGAACGGCACCTGCTCCTGCTCGCCCGACCGCACGTCCAGGAACAGCACGTGGGACTCGGTGCAGCACAGCGACGCCGTCTGGTCGAGCAGGCCGGTCGGCGCGCCGACGAAGTCGTTTTCCGAGCGCTGCACCCACCGGGCCACCTCGGGCCGGGCCGGGACGCGCTCGTCGGTTCCGTCGATCTCCAGGCCGGCCAGGCCCAGCAGCGCCAGCGACACCGCGCACTCGAGCGCGTGGGAGGAGGACAGCCCGGCGCCCGACGGCACGTCGCCGGCGATGACCAGGTTCGCCCCGGCCGTGAAGCCCTGGTCGCGCAGCACCCAGGCGACCCCCGCCGGGTACGCGGCCCACCCGTCGACCCTGCCGGGTTCCAGGTCGGCGATCGTGAGCTCGCCGGAACGCTGGAGCTGCCCGTCGTCACCGAGCGTGGCCACGGACAGGACGCCGTCCTCCCGGGGCGACGCCGCCGCGGCCAGGCGGTGCGGCAACGCGAAGGGCAGCACGAAGCCGTCGTTGTAGTCGGTGTGCTCGCCGATCAGGTTCACCCGGCCGGGCGCCGACCACACGCCGGCCGGCGTGCCGCCGTGCACCGTGCGGAACGCCGCCGCGGCCTCCGAGGCCGGGCTCACCTGGCCTGCGCCAGGACGGCGTGCAGTGCGGAGGTGGAGACCTGCGCGGTGTTGTCGCCGCCGGTGACCTCGATGGTGCTGCCGTTGGCCTTGCCGATGACGACCGTGCCGCCCGGCACGATCCCGACGGACTTGAGCTCGGTCATCAGCGACTCGTCCAGCTGGACGTGCTCGGCGATGCGCCGGATCTCGACCCGGCCGCCGCCGGTGCGGGCGAACTCGTCGAGCCGGACGAGGTCGGCCTCCGCGGGCGGCGCGGGATCGCCGTCGCCCAGCTTGTCCAGACCGGGGATCGGGTTGCCGTAGGGGGAGGTGGTCGGGTGGTCGAGCAGCTTGACGAGCTTGCGCTCGACGGCCTCGCTCATCACGTGTTCCCAGCGGCAGGCCTCGTTGTGCACGTGCTCCCACTCGAGCCCGATGACGTCGACGAGGAGGCGTTCGGCCAGGCGGTGCTTGCGCATGACGGCGATCGCCAGTTCCCGGCCGTGGTCGGTGAGCTGGAGGTGCCGGTCGTCGGCGACCACGACCAGTCCGTCGCGCTCCATCCGGGCGACGGTCTGGCTCACGGTCGGACCGCTTTGCTGCAGGCGCTCGGCGATCCGGGCGCGCAGCGGGACGACACCTTCTTCTTCGAGTTCGTAGATCGTACGCAAGTACATCTCGGTGGTGTCGATGAGATCGTTCACGCTGTCCCCTTCGTCCGCGTTGCTCATCGTAGTCGTTGGCCCCGGCAGCGGCGGCGGGCCTGGGGATAACAACTCACCGGCGGTGGAAATGTCCGGCCCGGGCGGATCGGGGCCGCGGACCGCTGCAAGATGGGAGGTATGCGCTCGCTGATCAGCACCACCGACCTCGCCGCCGCACTGGCCGGCCCGGCCGGCGACCGGCCCGTCGTCCTCGACGTCCGCTGGCGGCTCACCGGCCCGCCGGGGGCCGAGTCCTACCGGGACGGTCACCTGCCCGGCGCGGTCTTCACCGACCTCGACCACGTGCTCGCGGCCGAGCCGGGCGAGGGCGGCCGGCACCCGTTGCCCGACCCCGTGGACCTGCAGCGGGACCTCCGCGCGGCCGGCGTGCGCGACGGCGGCCCGGTGGTGGTCTACGACGACGCCGACGGTTCGGTGGCGGCGCGGGCCTGGTGGCTGCTGCGCTGGGCGGGCCACGACGACGTCGCGGTCCTCGACGGCGGTTACGCGGCGTGGACCACGGACGGTCACGAGGTCGACACCGAGCCGGCGCGCCCGGAGCCGGGGGACATCGAGGTCCGGCCGGGCGGCATGCCGGTCCTGGACGCCGACGAGGCGGCCGCGCTGGCCCGCGACGGCCTGCTGCTCGACGCCCGGGCCGCAGCGCGCTACACAGGCGAAAC is a window from the Amycolatopsis sp. NBC_00355 genome containing:
- the galK gene encoding galactokinase; protein product: MSPASEAAAAFRTVHGGTPAGVWSAPGRVNLIGEHTDYNDGFVLPFALPHRLAAAASPREDGVLSVATLGDDGQLQRSGELTIADLEPGRVDGWAAYPAGVAWVLRDQGFTAGANLVIAGDVPSGAGLSSSHALECAVSLALLGLAGLEIDGTDERVPARPEVARWVQRSENDFVGAPTGLLDQTASLCCTESHVLFLDVRSGEQEQVPFGLAEAGLQVLIMDTRTKHSHAEGGYGERRRGTERAAELLGLKALRDITAEGLADALDRLPADLAPLVRHVVTENQRVLDVVALLREGRIAEIGPYLDASHVSMRDDYRISTAELDLAVDSAREAGALGSRMTGGGFGGSAIALVRDADLAGVKAAVDAAFEKAGYRRPRTFTAVPSRGAGRDEV
- a CDS encoding metal-dependent transcriptional regulator, whose protein sequence is MSNADEGDSVNDLIDTTEMYLRTIYELEEEGVVPLRARIAERLQQSGPTVSQTVARMERDGLVVVADDRHLQLTDHGRELAIAVMRKHRLAERLLVDVIGLEWEHVHNEACRWEHVMSEAVERKLVKLLDHPTTSPYGNPIPGLDKLGDGDPAPPAEADLVRLDEFARTGGGRVEIRRIAEHVQLDESLMTELKSVGIVPGGTVVIGKANGSTIEVTGGDNTAQVSTSALHAVLAQAR
- a CDS encoding sulfurtransferase is translated as MRSLISTTDLAAALAGPAGDRPVVLDVRWRLTGPPGAESYRDGHLPGAVFTDLDHVLAAEPGEGGRHPLPDPVDLQRDLRAAGVRDGGPVVVYDDADGSVAARAWWLLRWAGHDDVAVLDGGYAAWTTDGHEVDTEPARPEPGDIEVRPGGMPVLDADEAAALARDGLLLDARAAARYTGETEPVDPRAGHIPGAVNAPFAGHTTADGRWHTPEELADRFAGLGLRPGEPVGAYCGSGVTASSVVLALEIAGHPGAGLYAGSWSHWSRNPDRPAATGDLPG